DNA sequence from the Nitrospinota bacterium genome:
AAAAATGTCTATGACAGATTCGGTGGCAGATATGTTAACAAGGATAAGAAATGCCTCTATTGCTAAGCTGGATATTGTGAATATTCCTCCTTCAAAATTAAAAGAAAAGATAGCCAATATCCTTAGAGGGGAAGGGTATATAAAGGATTATAGCGTTATAAATGATAGTAAAAAGGGTGTCTTGAGGATTGAATTAATCTATCATGATAAAAATAAAGAGTGTATTCTCCAAGGCTTAAAAAAAATTAGCAAGCCTGGAAGAAGAGTGTATGTGACGAGCAAAGAAATTCCTAAAGTTCTCAACGGACTGGGGATTGCAATTTTATCAACTAATAAGGGTGTACTAACTGATAAAGAGTGCAGAAAGCTCAACGCTGGCGGCGAAGTCCTTTGCTATATATGGTAAAGATCTTCTGTGAAATATTTTTCACTTAATTAAACAGGGAAAGATAAAAATGTCAAGGATAGGTAAACTACCTATAGAAATTCCTTCCGATGTAGACGTAACCATTGAAGGAGAGAAAATAAGTGTCAAAGGGTCTAAAGGTACTTTAAATTTTCTCGTCCATAAAAAGATAAAGATTTTAAAAGAAGATAATAAGATTATTCTAGAAAGATCTTCAGACTCGAGTTTTGATAAGTCCCTACATGGATTAACGAGGACTCTTATAAATAATATGTTGGTAGGCGTTGTAGAGGGATTTCAAAAGGAGTTAGAAATTAGCGGTATAGGATATAGGGCAGCGGTTCAAGGGAATAACCTTGTTTTATCTCTGGGCTACT
Encoded proteins:
- the rpsH gene encoding 30S ribosomal protein S8, which gives rise to MSMTDSVADMLTRIRNASIAKLDIVNIPPSKLKEKIANILRGEGYIKDYSVINDSKKGVLRIELIYHDKNKECILQGLKKISKPGRRVYVTSKEIPKVLNGLGIAILSTNKGVLTDKECRKLNAGGEVLCYIW
- the rplF gene encoding 50S ribosomal protein L6; this encodes MSRIGKLPIEIPSDVDVTIEGEKISVKGSKGTLNFLVHKKIKILKEDNKIILERSSDSSFDKSLHGLTRTLINNMLVGVVEGFQKELEISGIGYRAAVQGNNLVLSLGYSNPINYRIPEGISFEVDKNRLTVKGIDKELVGRVAAEIRSFRKIEPYKGKGVKYLNERIKRKVGKTS